The window CATCCTAAGATCCCCTTAATGCGTGATATAGGGGATCAAGAAAGATAATCAACAGGTTGTGTTTTTTTGCCGTATTGATTTTCAGAATCCATCCCGACAAAAACACCACAGTCTAACAACATAATCATGGCGATTAAAAGAGGTAAAAAACGCCCAATTCCCCATTGCCAAACAGGTGCTAATTGGCTGACGTCCATGGAAAACAAGGCAAATGCAAGAATAATTAATGCAAACCAGCCGCCGGGTTTTC of the Providencia stuartii genome contains:
- a CDS encoding DUF805 domain-containing protein; this translates as MTLQQWAFSFKGRIGRRPFWAGIALCFILMTVIVLLQNALRLPEIVVIVLFVLLLYPLAAIFTKRLHDRGKPGGWFALIILAFALFSMDVSQLAPVWQWGIGRFLPLLIAMIMLLDCGVFVGMDSENQYGKKTQPVDYLS